A region from the Thermococcus barophilus MP genome encodes:
- a CDS encoding McrB family protein yields the protein MSRRIDEILDVLKEIKDMYSPEQDLEKLRKEATERVAKRHGVEINTVSDKYTRQLGLNVAGFDELLKEWIINNNPQPLMQRLLKYAVDNRDKKRIHEFFGDSNSEKQIETKTIGIVANIAWAHNRWKGFDEEGFKKRDKYGFEYVKQTGLAHEWWNFYENFSPEYYYGHVESRGKLGKFSEGLVIFISRNIDDGKFYLVGFYGKGEYSREGFRTGKALTEILPDEAKEYLNEAIKKGDISEKHAEYIAKVLSGEVNEVVSKLRGKKTLSTVFLPEAYVKFSPEEIGLKKFGQNKIVYIGENEIIKPESVYNLLLKAKQQHEELLNNPELPDEKRQEAEDIIKKIEWVLEEYFEGEFMGKDDSDSKNIKNLKQYFHSKGYHFPDHVIAQFYTALKTKGFVILSGLSGTGKTKIALEFAELLEDRLAGDKIPQLMVASGPNTKAEEEIKAIEKTIEEIGYVIYAWRPAGKAKDIDLPFILWVYDSDEKDTQYYRKVPYGLFIVDRILKEEKELPESWKKGMKWVKRVYDETVEDYIKEHDIFLKAIKVIECDRSVSQFWDVEKERPARSSDMSGGGFIKVKAPKDCMPKISNHIFLSVRPDWRDSKPLLGYYNPLDGKYYKTPLLEFILRAIKDYEQNREKAMPYFIILDEMNLAHVEYYFADFLSVLESGRDDSGFTRESIKLHDVDKVVEEQGIPKELKLPPNLYIIGTVNIDETTYMFSPKVLDRAFTIEFHDVDLEGYPPEEAKLSQEELENLRKRVLDDLRRSGKFLTVYKKGKDGLAKSDIEEALKELKNAGNGKYWQILQQLNKTLEPYDLHFGYRVVDEIALFFENAKESWKARIIEFENNNDENKVNNEIFDLALLMKILPKFHGNRKKLEKPLLLVLKLAKKGMLDEKDADKDVDELFKEVFETENIQNKSDVVVKVLANSTSNYTLQHTAKKVLRMLRQLYEIGFASFS from the coding sequence GAAAGAATGGATAATTAACAACAATCCTCAGCCCCTAATGCAAAGGTTGTTGAAATATGCTGTTGATAACAGGGATAAAAAAAGGATTCATGAATTCTTTGGAGACTCAAACTCTGAGAAACAAATAGAAACGAAAACAATTGGGATAGTTGCAAATATTGCTTGGGCGCATAACAGATGGAAAGGATTTGATGAGGAAGGATTTAAGAAAAGGGATAAATATGGCTTTGAGTACGTTAAACAGACTGGGTTAGCTCATGAATGGTGGAATTTCTATGAAAACTTCAGTCCAGAATATTATTATGGCCACGTTGAGAGTAGGGGAAAACTTGGCAAGTTTAGTGAGGGTTTAGTAATTTTCATTTCAAGAAACATAGATGATGGGAAATTTTATCTTGTGGGGTTCTATGGAAAAGGAGAATACTCAAGGGAGGGTTTTAGAACCGGTAAAGCACTAACCGAGATTCTTCCAGATGAAGCTAAAGAATACTTAAATGAGGCAATAAAAAAGGGCGATATTTCGGAAAAGCATGCTGAATATATTGCCAAAGTGCTATCTGGAGAAGTTAATGAAGTTGTAAGCAAACTCAGGGGCAAAAAAACATTATCAACAGTGTTCCTTCCAGAGGCATATGTTAAATTTTCTCCCGAAGAGATAGGACTCAAAAAATTTGGTCAAAACAAGATAGTATATATTGGAGAAAATGAGATTATTAAGCCAGAAAGTGTATATAACCTCCTTTTAAAAGCAAAACAACAACATGAAGAGCTTTTAAATAACCCAGAACTTCCAGATGAAAAAAGACAAGAAGCAGAAGACATCATTAAAAAGATAGAATGGGTGTTGGAGGAGTATTTTGAGGGTGAATTTATGGGCAAAGATGATTCAGATTCGAAGAATATTAAAAATTTGAAGCAATATTTCCACTCAAAAGGTTACCACTTCCCAGATCATGTCATTGCTCAATTTTACACTGCCCTAAAAACAAAAGGTTTTGTAATTCTTTCAGGCTTAAGTGGAACAGGAAAGACAAAAATTGCTTTGGAGTTTGCTGAACTTTTAGAAGATAGATTAGCAGGGGATAAAATCCCTCAATTAATGGTTGCATCAGGTCCAAATACGAAAGCTGAAGAGGAAATCAAGGCAATTGAAAAAACAATTGAAGAAATTGGATACGTGATTTATGCTTGGAGACCTGCAGGAAAAGCAAAAGATATTGATCTTCCATTTATCCTGTGGGTGTATGATAGTGATGAAAAAGATACCCAGTACTATCGAAAGGTTCCCTACGGGCTTTTTATAGTTGATAGAATTTTAAAAGAAGAAAAAGAATTGCCAGAAAGCTGGAAAAAAGGTATGAAATGGGTTAAAAGGGTTTATGATGAGACTGTAGAGGACTACATCAAAGAGCATGACATTTTCTTAAAAGCTATAAAGGTCATAGAGTGTGATAGAAGTGTATCACAATTTTGGGATGTTGAAAAAGAACGACCAGCTAGGAGTAGTGACATGAGTGGTGGAGGGTTCATCAAGGTCAAAGCTCCAAAAGATTGCATGCCTAAGATTAGTAATCACATCTTCCTCTCCGTCCGCCCAGATTGGAGAGATTCAAAGCCTTTGCTTGGCTACTACAACCCGTTAGATGGCAAATATTACAAAACTCCTCTCTTAGAATTCATCCTAAGGGCAATCAAAGATTATGAACAGAACAGAGAAAAAGCCATGCCCTACTTCATCATTCTCGACGAGATGAACCTTGCTCACGTCGAATATTACTTCGCCGACTTCCTCAGCGTCCTTGAGAGCGGCAGAGATGATAGCGGTTTCACGAGAGAGAGCATAAAGCTCCACGATGTTGATAAAGTTGTAGAAGAGCAAGGCATTCCCAAAGAACTCAAACTCCCGCCAAACCTATACATAATAGGTACGGTGAATATAGACGAAACAACTTACATGTTCAGCCCTAAGGTTCTCGATAGAGCGTTTACAATAGAGTTCCATGATGTGGATCTTGAAGGTTACCCTCCAGAGGAAGCCAAGTTATCGCAGGAAGAACTTGAAAATTTAAGAAAGAGAGTCCTTGATGATCTAAGAAGGAGTGGGAAATTCTTAACAGTTTACAAGAAAGGAAAAGATGGCCTAGCAAAAAGCGATATTGAAGAAGCCCTTAAAGAGCTCAAAAACGCTGGCAATGGAAAATACTGGCAAATACTCCAGCAACTCAACAAGACCCTCGAGCCATACGACTTGCACTTTGGTTACAGAGTAGTTGATGAGATTGCTTTGTTCTTCGAAAACGCAAAAGAAAGCTGGAAAGCAAGAATAATAGAGTTTGAAAATAATAATGATGAAAATAAAGTTAACAATGAAATTTTCGACCTTGCACTTCTTATGAAAATACTTCCAAAATTCCACGGCAACAGAAAGAAGCTTGAGAAACCATTACTGCTTGTTCTTAAGCTCGCAAAGAAAGGGATGCTTGATGAAAAAGACGCCGACAAAGATGTTGACGAACTATTCAAAGAGGTATTTGAGACTGAGAACATACAGAACAAGAGTGATGTGGTGGTTAAAGTACTTGCAAATTCTACTAGCAACTATACACTCCAACACACAGCCAAAAAAGTTCTTAGAATGCTCAGACAGCTCTATGAGATTGGCTTTGCATCCTTTAGTTGA
- a CDS encoding ribbon-helix-helix protein, CopG family: MAQVIESPVSVRLPKYIIKKIDELVKEGEFKSRSDFIKYAVTLTLGQIMMEKAREKAKTITPEEAKARSRQALQKLFTEEIEDEWSEIKDILEDADRKWKELKGVKK, encoded by the coding sequence ATGGCTCAGGTTATTGAATCTCCAGTTTCAGTGAGACTCCCAAAATACATAATCAAAAAGATAGATGAACTTGTAAAGGAAGGCGAATTCAAGAGCCGCTCCGACTTCATCAAATACGCCGTAACACTAACACTTGGACAGATAATGATGGAAAAAGCGAGAGAAAAGGCGAAAACAATCACGCCAGAAGAAGCTAAGGCAAGATCAAGGCAAGCCCTTCAGAAGCTCTTCACTGAAGAGATCGAAGACGAATGGTCAGAGATCAAAGATATCCTCGAGGATGCTGACAGAAAGTGGAAGGAGCTCAAAGGTGTAAAGAAATGA
- a CDS encoding GntR family transcriptional regulator — MGGATLRNVMRMIAALENAPKIKKTFREIGGPCWTHKDYCKCEAEELCNLALAEFLGVNPGTALRSWRNLMFEMEELGIIETRLVENPRNRPRRLLKLTKDWREAFDEIYAKTTRELFEKWNY, encoded by the coding sequence ATGGGAGGAGCCACGCTCAGGAATGTAATGAGGATGATTGCAGCCCTTGAAAATGCCCCAAAAATAAAGAAAACATTCCGGGAAATAGGAGGACCCTGCTGGACACACAAAGATTACTGCAAATGTGAAGCGGAAGAGCTCTGCAACTTGGCACTTGCCGAGTTTCTTGGTGTGAATCCCGGGACAGCCCTCAGAAGCTGGAGAAACCTCATGTTCGAGATGGAAGAGCTCGGTATAATTGAAACAAGACTCGTAGAGAATCCAAGAAACCGACCACGCAGACTGCTCAAGCTAACCAAAGACTGGAGAGAAGCCTTTGACGAAATTTATGCAAAAACCACGAGAGAGCTATTTGAAAAATGGAACTATTGA
- a CDS encoding nucleotidyltransferase domain-containing protein — protein sequence MQFSGLPIELSKLVKAAKNFKKKHKKVFDVILYGSTTLGKELPNDFDFMVITKKANEEERFDLAFEFREILLDLGFSHEKLDVKAINLESLWDPNYLATPGIIISGFSLTKGKPIHELMNGESYSLFSINVQRLDRSQRKKFNYALKGRDGSGGILKDLNGVFLAPWVVLIPIENTYKFKEFLDYWIVEYEVYLMYGTKSMMRTIGYLQF from the coding sequence ATGCAGTTCTCAGGCTTGCCGATAGAATTAAGTAAACTTGTGAAGGCAGCCAAGAACTTCAAGAAGAAACACAAGAAAGTCTTTGATGTGATCCTTTATGGGTCCACCACACTTGGAAAGGAACTTCCCAATGACTTTGACTTCATGGTTATCACAAAGAAAGCTAATGAAGAGGAGCGATTTGATTTAGCTTTTGAATTCAGGGAAATACTCTTGGATTTAGGATTTTCCCATGAAAAGTTAGATGTTAAGGCTATTAATCTGGAAAGCCTTTGGGACCCAAATTACTTAGCCACCCCTGGAATTATCATAAGTGGCTTTTCTCTTACCAAGGGAAAGCCCATTCATGAGCTCATGAATGGAGAGAGCTATAGCCTATTTAGTATAAATGTTCAAAGATTAGACAGGAGTCAAAGAAAGAAGTTTAATTACGCCCTTAAAGGGAGAGATGGAAGTGGAGGAATTCTCAAAGATCTTAATGGAGTGTTCTTAGCTCCTTGGGTAGTTTTAATTCCCATAGAGAATACCTATAAATTCAAAGAATTCCTGGACTATTGGATAGTGGAGTATGAGGTTTACCTGATGTATGGAACAAAAAGCATGATGAGAACTATTGGCTACCTTCAATTCTGA
- a CDS encoding Cdc6/Cdc18 family protein has protein sequence MSDKLKEIFTKRRTTTRILLYPQYLSEGYIPEKLLFRDREVEEIAGHAADFLFSSIVKNLVIHGPPGVGKTVAVRMLERTYNEVALENEIDSRAIYISAKDLTYRRVLYELASQLGINVNLGMSIADIYDSTIMYMKEKESKYLIIVDEIDKLRKRPGEEPVDNLVYSLSRINERVGKVVVSIFFVTNNARIVERLSAPSFSSLSPIFVYFRNYNTDELYAILKDRVEKAFAPGTVDDAALRLLAALIRRESRDLRWAFLVLREAPNEAENGKITEKSIWRAVEIIERKVLNQVINGLDIDALLLLYALAVLTEKGHAQIDSSTLYLKYKELCDVLGWYPRTMKHTINYIGAKLEAEGLITRKAISRGRYGRTHLFHLEEDPTTVKNITKEIIAGRFNLSATQL, from the coding sequence ATGAGTGACAAGCTCAAAGAAATTTTCACAAAACGAAGAACTACTACTCGAATACTGCTTTACCCGCAGTATTTATCTGAGGGATATATTCCTGAGAAGTTGCTTTTTAGAGACAGAGAAGTTGAAGAAATAGCGGGACATGCTGCAGATTTCTTATTTTCCTCTATAGTCAAGAATCTTGTCATACATGGTCCTCCAGGTGTTGGAAAAACAGTTGCAGTAAGAATGCTTGAAAGAACTTACAATGAAGTCGCTTTAGAAAATGAGATTGATTCAAGGGCGATCTATATATCTGCCAAGGATCTTACGTACCGCAGAGTCCTATATGAACTTGCGTCTCAACTTGGAATTAACGTGAATCTCGGAATGTCGATTGCCGATATTTATGACTCCACTATAATGTATATGAAAGAAAAAGAGTCCAAGTACCTTATTATAGTGGATGAAATTGATAAATTGAGAAAAAGGCCCGGAGAAGAACCAGTTGATAATCTTGTGTATAGTCTTTCTCGTATTAATGAGCGGGTGGGTAAAGTTGTAGTTTCTATCTTTTTTGTAACTAATAATGCCAGGATTGTGGAAAGATTGTCTGCCCCATCATTTTCATCCCTCTCGCCAATATTTGTGTACTTTAGGAATTACAACACCGATGAGCTATATGCTATTCTAAAGGATAGGGTTGAAAAAGCATTTGCGCCTGGAACTGTTGACGACGCTGCTCTGAGATTGCTTGCTGCATTAATACGCCGGGAGTCGAGGGATCTACGTTGGGCATTTCTTGTTTTAAGAGAAGCGCCAAATGAAGCTGAGAATGGAAAAATTACAGAAAAATCAATTTGGAGAGCTGTAGAAATCATTGAGAGGAAGGTATTAAATCAGGTTATCAATGGTTTGGACATCGATGCTTTACTGTTATTGTATGCATTAGCCGTTCTCACAGAGAAAGGGCATGCTCAGATTGACAGTAGCACCTTGTATCTAAAATATAAAGAGTTGTGTGATGTTTTGGGGTGGTACCCGAGAACAATGAAACATACTATAAATTATATCGGGGCTAAATTGGAGGCGGAGGGATTAATTACACGGAAAGCAATCTCACGTGGTAGGTATGGGCGGACGCACTTGTTCCACCTTGAAGAGGACCCAACAACAGTGAAAAACATCACAAAAGAAATAATTGCTGGGCGATTTAATCTTTCCGCGACTCAACTTTAA
- a CDS encoding Eco57I restriction-modification methylase domain-containing protein: protein MPQAVLTFGIEVPKNVYEKWGKFLELANKINADLGSYPKVRRKLEGILRGQNITITSEDCEDQQPEPFTRQHVIDPLLKFLGYELTPEVVKRTVSVLGSSMIKKIKQPDYRVKSIFGEEILIEAEPLGSNLYKKGSGVNQVIEWLDRRSFNVDIGIATNGFEWILLYYDNTSKEIKTLAEIDLAPIFNYLSKREKGLIIGYSVKELRELFVRFYYAFSREYIEEYIEGRTKFIREKKEAITKKFYDDFIYYVFGYREVKTNSKTKLKKVTNNCLYDKIKAPLDATEEDKQKFAVVLMNRLIFVKFLEDKGLVPGGLLKRTFEEWRNSSVPVSYYKAYLEPLFFGVFNTPEEERDRKVIEHFRDIPYLNGGLFRENLRNEKQYDIPDDNVMEEIIKFLERYDFTLGSKSNEESLDPDILGHVYEKLINLLTNKGQKGLGAYYTPEEVTRTIVKSTVEPVVIKKLKEVLKKWGWQEQLLNFSTLDEVLNEDRPITRDGRVLKDFLDEINKMKILDPAVGSGHFLISVLKELLEIKKRVHSLIGEEFNTYKLKLEIILNNLYGVDIDETAVEVAKLRLWLALIEDLDVDAVRRGDVILPNIEYNVRVGNSLVGWIGERLTIATLDYPYDKKVEGIFIGLKALATGEEAVKIKKAEELLKDHSSTVKDYVEAYCILYEIYKNNVGKKAAILKEILESIRRRIYQRVSGEYFNFINDTINENRRKKKKIKFDEDILKPFHWVVDFGWIMKEGGFDIIIGNPPYGNILSNIEKDIIDTRYREEEATYSVDSFLAFMRRSQELLKDGGYLGFIIPASFGTGVNYTKARKHFLQTMELKVFLYLPFDVFEGAYVDNSIIVLKNEEPSMDNEVLIYAFPKRSRLEELLTVWENPKIEKIRYSLLLNDPLCRIFPGGNVIYEILDHISSLSQRGNYDVYPLGDLTNSTIGILASKYKFSLVKLSKWHLPYLEGNVYRYITNLKQTKFVDFSQHKDNKDYLDLYLSKEKIMIRRIVSRQDRIMASFCNLQGVVKKDLYVFNLKSEFLSLVDYYYLLALINSKLLSFIYLGKSSIALKDDFRQTTLTELRELPIVIPHEDVIKDVVSALSKLLTELYSNVKYKKYCEFVDLLLDYLIYCIYFPEILPQSETEKIFEYLYTVVNKFNFWHDQIARELFTDDEVKEFIAKIRKKAGEHKFISIVEEKYMGDIE from the coding sequence ATGCCTCAAGCTGTATTAACTTTTGGTATTGAAGTCCCAAAAAATGTGTATGAAAAGTGGGGTAAATTTCTTGAACTCGCAAACAAAATAAATGCTGATCTTGGCTCTTATCCAAAAGTAAGAAGAAAACTGGAGGGGATTTTGAGGGGGCAAAATATCACTATAACTTCCGAAGATTGTGAAGACCAGCAACCTGAACCTTTTACAAGGCAGCACGTTATAGATCCTCTTCTCAAGTTTTTGGGTTACGAACTAACCCCAGAAGTTGTAAAGAGGACTGTCTCTGTATTGGGTAGTAGCATGATCAAAAAAATAAAACAACCCGATTATCGCGTAAAGAGTATATTTGGTGAAGAGATCCTTATAGAAGCTGAACCTCTTGGTAGCAACCTCTATAAAAAGGGGAGTGGTGTCAATCAAGTGATAGAATGGCTCGACAGAAGATCTTTCAACGTTGATATCGGGATAGCAACGAATGGTTTTGAGTGGATACTTCTTTATTATGATAATACCTCAAAGGAGATAAAAACACTCGCCGAGATAGATCTTGCTCCAATCTTTAACTATCTCTCAAAGAGAGAAAAAGGTCTTATAATAGGATACAGCGTGAAAGAGTTAAGAGAGCTCTTTGTAAGATTTTACTATGCGTTTTCCAGAGAATACATTGAAGAGTATATAGAGGGTAGAACGAAATTTATTAGAGAGAAAAAGGAAGCGATAACTAAAAAGTTTTATGACGACTTCATTTACTATGTCTTTGGGTATCGGGAAGTCAAAACGAACAGCAAAACGAAGTTAAAAAAAGTAACAAACAACTGCCTGTACGATAAGATCAAAGCCCCTCTCGACGCAACAGAAGAAGATAAGCAGAAGTTTGCAGTTGTTCTAATGAACAGATTGATTTTTGTAAAGTTTCTAGAGGATAAAGGGCTTGTCCCGGGAGGTCTCCTGAAGAGAACTTTTGAAGAGTGGAGAAACTCAAGTGTTCCTGTGAGTTACTACAAAGCCTACCTTGAACCACTATTCTTCGGCGTTTTCAACACTCCCGAAGAAGAAAGGGATAGGAAAGTTATTGAACACTTTAGAGATATACCCTACTTAAATGGTGGTCTGTTTAGAGAAAACTTAAGGAATGAAAAACAATATGATATTCCTGACGATAATGTTATGGAAGAAATCATCAAGTTCTTGGAGAGATATGACTTCACTTTGGGAAGCAAGAGTAATGAAGAATCGTTGGACCCCGACATACTTGGACATGTGTATGAGAAGCTAATAAACCTCTTAACAAATAAGGGGCAAAAAGGTCTTGGTGCCTACTATACTCCAGAAGAAGTCACTAGAACTATAGTAAAAAGTACAGTAGAGCCTGTTGTAATAAAGAAGCTGAAAGAAGTCCTCAAAAAGTGGGGATGGCAGGAACAATTGTTGAATTTTAGCACTCTGGATGAAGTCCTTAACGAGGATCGGCCAATAACACGGGATGGAAGAGTACTAAAAGATTTTTTGGACGAGATTAACAAAATGAAAATACTTGATCCAGCTGTTGGAAGTGGACATTTCCTGATTTCTGTATTGAAGGAGCTCCTCGAGATTAAGAAGAGGGTGCATTCTCTTATTGGCGAAGAGTTCAATACCTACAAGCTGAAGTTGGAGATAATTTTAAACAATCTCTACGGCGTCGATATAGATGAAACGGCCGTTGAAGTTGCAAAACTTAGGTTGTGGTTGGCGCTCATTGAAGACTTAGACGTTGATGCTGTTAGAAGGGGAGATGTTATTTTGCCGAACATAGAGTATAACGTGAGGGTGGGTAACTCCCTCGTGGGGTGGATAGGGGAAAGATTGACAATAGCAACGCTTGACTATCCGTACGACAAAAAGGTTGAGGGTATCTTTATTGGATTGAAAGCGCTGGCAACGGGTGAAGAGGCTGTCAAGATAAAGAAAGCTGAAGAACTCCTCAAGGACCATTCGAGTACGGTTAAAGACTATGTGGAAGCGTACTGTATCCTCTATGAGATATATAAGAACAACGTCGGGAAGAAGGCTGCCATACTGAAGGAGATACTCGAGAGCATCCGTAGGAGAATATACCAAAGGGTGAGTGGGGAGTATTTCAACTTTATTAACGACACAATTAATGAAAATAGAAGGAAGAAGAAAAAGATTAAGTTCGACGAAGATATTCTGAAACCATTTCACTGGGTAGTTGACTTCGGATGGATAATGAAAGAAGGTGGCTTTGACATAATAATAGGAAATCCACCATACGGCAACATATTATCAAATATCGAAAAAGACATAATAGATACACGATATAGAGAAGAAGAGGCCACTTATAGTGTAGATTCATTCCTCGCCTTTATGAGGAGAAGTCAAGAATTGCTCAAAGATGGTGGATATCTTGGGTTTATAATTCCAGCAAGTTTTGGAACTGGCGTAAACTACACAAAGGCCAGAAAACACTTCTTGCAAACAATGGAACTCAAGGTCTTTTTGTATTTGCCATTTGATGTATTTGAAGGGGCATATGTGGATAACTCAATAATAGTCCTGAAAAATGAAGAGCCGTCAATGGACAACGAGGTTCTAATATATGCCTTTCCTAAAAGGAGCAGACTAGAGGAACTTTTAACAGTATGGGAGAATCCAAAAATAGAAAAAATAAGGTATTCGTTGCTCTTGAATGATCCATTATGTAGAATTTTCCCGGGTGGGAATGTAATATACGAGATATTAGACCATATATCTAGCTTAAGTCAAAGGGGAAATTATGATGTTTACCCATTAGGTGATCTAACAAACTCAACAATTGGTATATTAGCGTCTAAATATAAGTTTTCCCTAGTTAAGCTTAGCAAGTGGCATCTACCCTATCTAGAGGGAAATGTCTATAGATACATCACTAACTTAAAACAAACAAAATTTGTTGACTTTTCACAGCACAAGGACAACAAGGACTACTTAGACCTTTACCTCTCAAAAGAGAAGATAATGATTAGAAGGATTGTTAGCAGACAAGACAGGATTATGGCCTCGTTCTGTAACCTTCAAGGTGTTGTAAAAAAGGACTTATATGTGTTTAATCTAAAATCTGAGTTTTTATCATTGGTAGATTATTACTATTTATTAGCTCTTATCAATAGCAAACTGCTGTCTTTTATATACCTTGGTAAGTCTTCAATAGCCTTAAAGGATGATTTTAGACAAACTACTCTTACAGAACTAAGAGAGCTTCCCATAGTAATTCCCCATGAGGATGTTATCAAAGATGTAGTTTCAGCCTTAAGTAAACTATTAACTGAATTGTATAGCAACGTAAAGTACAAAAAATATTGTGAGTTTGTGGATCTGTTACTAGACTATCTTATATATTGTATTTATTTCCCAGAAATACTACCACAATCAGAAACTGAGAAAATATTCGAATACCTATACACAGTTGTTAATAAGTTCAACTTTTGGCACGATCAAATAGCAAGGGAGCTCTTCACCGACGATGAAGTTAAAGAATTTATAGCAAAAATTAGAAAAAAAGCAGGAGAACATAAGTTTATATCGATAGTAGAAGAGAAATATATGGGTGACATAGAATGA
- a CDS encoding putative toxin-antitoxin system toxin component, PIN family, protein MKLVMDTNVVLAVMIKPRGLAALLIELLDKEHFINYTSQEALEELQIKMAILEEEGKLSKNWLQVLANFLYGTEIIEPKEHFNLCRDEDDNKLLDIAYDAKVQVILTWDDDLLDLRDDKKVLRLKDHQVKILKPIEFLKEELRKEC, encoded by the coding sequence ATGAAGCTCGTCATGGACACCAACGTTGTCTTAGCTGTCATGATAAAACCAAGAGGACTGGCTGCTCTTCTCATAGAGCTTCTCGATAAAGAGCACTTTATTAATTATACCAGTCAAGAAGCCTTAGAGGAGCTCCAAATTAAGATGGCGATCCTAGAAGAGGAAGGAAAGCTGAGCAAAAATTGGCTGCAAGTGCTTGCAAATTTCCTCTATGGAACAGAAATAATTGAGCCAAAAGAACACTTCAACCTTTGCCGTGATGAAGATGACAACAAATTGCTTGACATTGCCTATGATGCAAAGGTTCAAGTAATCCTAACATGGGACGATGACCTATTGGATTTAAGAGATGACAAGAAAGTCTTGCGGCTTAAAGATCATCAAGTTAAAATCCTTAAACCAATAGAATTTCTGAAAGAAGAATTAAGGAAAGAGTGCTGA
- a CDS encoding ATP-binding protein — MDEKLVESIVRRTIDTAEARLRKYAFTPAGEKRPERKPLAKLSEEIESFLRTRENKLLVLYGLRGVGKTTMLAQTYFKLLPQISRERLVYVPLDKLRSLGISLSDFIQAYERLLGERVEEFSQPTFLFIDEAHYDENFGITVKDLHDSANNLMIVVTGSSSLPLKLDPDLTRRAKKLRVPPLTFTEYLLLKKGIRIPEELSIALKHALLNCDFSGIEEKLEGVLLKFTEKDVEDYLIQGSLPIYLTSTSPLEDAYEIVRKIVEVDLVREGLSETTREKALGLLLLLASGESLAYDDLSSTLGLAKGTIEKLIEKLEDLEVIFPVRAYGSLGKVARKTPKYKFLAPMLRSAVLYEFGLFERDSKTLGMLLEDAVALYLHLLAKEKKLGLHYDAQKGGADFILKGHSIGIVIEVGWGKKDLRQVIKTMKKTGLTCGVVIYNGPLKKKGDVWFVPRELFLLTL, encoded by the coding sequence ATGGATGAAAAGCTTGTAGAAAGCATCGTAAGGAGGACAATTGACACAGCCGAGGCAAGGCTTAGAAAGTACGCCTTCACTCCAGCTGGGGAAAAACGACCCGAAAGAAAGCCTCTTGCAAAGCTTAGTGAAGAAATTGAATCATTCCTCAGAACACGAGAGAACAAACTCCTTGTCCTTTATGGTCTCCGTGGTGTTGGAAAAACCACCATGCTCGCTCAAACCTACTTCAAACTTCTTCCCCAAATTTCAAGAGAGAGACTTGTTTATGTTCCCCTTGACAAGCTTCGTTCACTGGGAATAAGCCTGAGCGACTTTATTCAAGCATACGAGCGTCTTCTCGGTGAGAGAGTCGAAGAGTTCAGCCAGCCTACGTTCCTATTTATTGATGAAGCCCACTATGATGAGAACTTTGGCATCACAGTGAAAGACCTTCACGACTCCGCAAACAATCTCATGATTGTAGTCACTGGCTCTTCTTCACTTCCCCTCAAGCTTGACCCTGACTTGACGAGAAGAGCTAAGAAGCTCAGAGTGCCACCCCTAACGTTCACCGAGTACCTGCTCTTGAAAAAAGGGATAAGGATTCCAGAGGAGCTCAGCATAGCTTTAAAGCATGCACTCCTCAACTGTGATTTTTCGGGAATTGAGGAGAAGCTTGAAGGAGTATTATTGAAGTTCACTGAAAAGGATGTTGAGGATTACCTCATTCAGGGCTCGCTACCCATTTATCTCACCTCCACGAGTCCGCTTGAAGATGCTTACGAAATAGTGAGAAAGATTGTCGAAGTTGATTTAGTGCGCGAGGGGCTTTCCGAAACAACTCGGGAAAAGGCTCTTGGTCTGTTACTTCTTCTTGCTTCCGGTGAGAGCTTGGCATATGATGACTTGAGCTCAACGCTGGGGCTTGCTAAGGGAACGATAGAGAAGCTGATTGAGAAGCTCGAGGACCTTGAGGTTATCTTCCCAGTAAGGGCTTACGGTTCTTTAGGTAAAGTTGCTCGGAAGACTCCAAAGTATAAATTTTTGGCTCCAATGCTTAGGAGTGCAGTGCTTTATGAGTTTGGACTGTTTGAAAGGGATTCAAAAACGCTTGGCATGCTTCTTGAGGATGCTGTAGCACTTTATCTCCACTTGCTCGCTAAGGAGAAGAAGTTGGGTCTTCACTATGATGCCCAAAAGGGCGGTGCAGATTTTATTCTAAAAGGGCACTCCATAGGAATTGTAATTGAGGTCGGTTGGGGAAAGAAGGATCTTCGCCAGGTTATCAAGACTATGAAGAAGACGGGGTTAACCTGCGGTGTTGTTATTTACAATGGTCCTTTGAAAAAGAAAGGCGATGTATGGTTCGTGCCAAGAGAGCTCTTTTTACTGACGCTCTGA